One genomic window of Cellulophaga sp. Hel_I_12 includes the following:
- a CDS encoding MFS transporter encodes MPRIQAEKGSKKLLNAWAFYDWANSVYTLTIASSIFPIFYSALFTTQNQLVSAFGYEMKPTVLISIITAFTFLTVALLSPILSGIADYVGNKKAFMKFFCYVGSLGCIGLYWFSLEHIHISMLFYFMGLIGYWGSLVFYNSYLPDIAFEYQQDGISAKGFSLGYIGSVLLLVLNLAMVMNPQWFGFDIGTTEASLNLAKIEAMKIAFITVGLWWVLFSQYTFYILPKGVSTGAKVTRNIVFNGLKELRSVWLSLKTNVRLKRYLGAFFVFSMAVQTIMLMAVYFGEKEINWATDAEKTTGLILSILVIQLVAIVGAFVTSRASAKFGNINTLIAVNFVWLCLCFYAFFMVSPMQFYIAAGLVGLVMGGVQSLGRSTYSKFLPETEDTTSYFSFYDVAEKIGIVIGMVIFAVVDQISSMRYAILFLFVFFLIGIILLFRVPKDESIG; translated from the coding sequence ATGCCAAGAATACAAGCTGAAAAAGGAAGCAAAAAGCTATTAAATGCCTGGGCTTTTTACGATTGGGCGAATTCTGTTTACACGCTTACCATTGCATCCTCTATATTTCCTATATTTTATTCTGCCTTATTTACGACACAAAATCAATTAGTTTCCGCATTTGGCTACGAAATGAAACCAACTGTTTTAATTTCAATCATCACGGCATTTACCTTTTTAACCGTTGCGTTGCTTTCCCCGATACTTTCGGGAATTGCAGATTATGTGGGCAATAAAAAGGCTTTTATGAAATTCTTTTGCTATGTAGGGAGTTTAGGTTGTATTGGCTTGTATTGGTTTAGTTTAGAGCATATTCATATCAGCATGTTGTTCTATTTCATGGGTTTAATTGGATATTGGGGTAGTCTCGTATTTTACAATTCGTACTTACCTGATATCGCTTTTGAATACCAACAAGATGGGATAAGCGCGAAAGGTTTTTCATTAGGATATATAGGGAGCGTTTTACTTTTAGTTTTAAACTTAGCCATGGTGATGAATCCTCAATGGTTTGGTTTTGATATTGGAACAACGGAAGCGTCACTAAATCTAGCAAAGATTGAAGCTATGAAAATAGCTTTTATCACCGTCGGATTGTGGTGGGTGTTATTTAGTCAGTATACGTTTTATATCTTACCAAAAGGAGTGTCTACTGGCGCTAAAGTCACTAGAAATATCGTTTTTAACGGCCTAAAAGAATTGCGATCAGTTTGGCTTAGCTTAAAAACTAATGTTCGACTTAAACGCTATTTGGGGGCTTTTTTTGTGTTTAGTATGGCAGTGCAGACCATTATGTTAATGGCTGTTTATTTTGGTGAAAAAGAAATTAACTGGGCAACAGATGCCGAAAAAACAACAGGTTTGATTCTCAGTATTTTGGTCATTCAATTAGTCGCGATTGTTGGTGCTTTTGTTACTTCTAGAGCTTCCGCAAAATTTGGAAATATCAACACCCTAATAGCCGTTAATTTTGTATGGCTTTGCCTGTGTTTTTATGCTTTTTTTATGGTAAGCCCTATGCAGTTTTATATTGCAGCTGGTCTAGTTGGTTTGGTTATGGGTGGTGTGCAGTCTTTGGGACGCTCAACCTATTCAAAATTTTTACCAGAAACAGAAGACACAACCTCTTACTTTAGTTTTTATGATGTTGCAGAAAAAATTGGGATTGTTATCGGAATGGTCATTTTCGCTGTAGTGGATCAAATAAGTAGTATGCGTTATGCCATTTTGTTTTTATTTGTTTTCTTTTTAATCGGTATCATTTTATTATTTAGAGTTCCTAAGGATGAATCAATAGGTTAA